A single Phoenix dactylifera cultivar Barhee BC4 chromosome 1, palm_55x_up_171113_PBpolish2nd_filt_p, whole genome shotgun sequence DNA region contains:
- the LOC103708276 gene encoding wall-associated receptor kinase 3-like encodes MALPGCHDKCGNTAVPYPFGIGPGCFRGGFDITCDGGSPRALIPDLDLEIEITDISLAPAEVRAKIPMSYQCYNETAMVSKVTPKVDLTTRPAYIFSSTRNKFTALGCFTLAHLAAYIEEDDYQYGGACVSYCWNEESIANGSCSNMGCCQVSIPKQLGSIDIYFRNYGYSDTWNISPCSYAFLVAQDSYNFSRSDLSYDFAVKHRNHTPVVLDWAIRNQSCQDARVDPTTYACRSNNSICSDASNGPGYLCSCLPGYDGNPYLHDGCQDIDECKLPEQYPCHGICVNRPGNYSCACPQGTQGNATTESCRPLRGKDKFPLLAILAGGISVSTFFIVLIYYILAKRRLVRTRQKFFEQNGGYLLQQQLSSKGVAFKIYTVEELKKVTNNFNADRALGEGGYGTVYKGILEDETEVAIKKPKKMGRDQNEEFAKEMFILSQINHKNVVKLLGCCLEVKVPMLVYEFVSNGTLSDHLHGRNQNSSLNLDMRLTIAVESAEALAYLHSWASPPILHCDVKSANILLDENFTAKVSDFGASKLVPNGPTQYVSVIQGTLGYLDPEFQADGRLTNKSDVYSFGVVLLELLTGKRAIYSEGSEEKRSLVASFYRAMNEDRLLQILDDQVKDGGGIELLEQIAELAGRCLDRRGEDRPTMKEVAEELEKLRKFKQHSWEQNDHEETDSSLDGSGPMAILPHTY; translated from the exons ATGGCGTTGCCCGGCTGCCATGATAAGTGCGGGAACACCGCCGTCCCCTACCCCTTCGGCATCGGACCCGGCTGCTTCAGAGGAGGCTTCGACATCACCTGCGACGGCGGCAGCCCGAGAGCTCTCATCCCGGATCTGGACTTGGAAATCGAGATCACGGATATATCATTAGCACCAGCCGAGGTACGTGCAAAGATACCCATGTCCTACCAGTGCTACAACGAGACCGCCATGGTCTCCAAAGTAACGCCCAAGGTCGACCTCACGACGCGGCCGGCCTACATTTTCTCGAGCACCCGCAACAAGTTCACCGCCTTGGGCTGCTTCACCCTGGCGCATCTGGCTGCCTACATCGAGGAGGATGACTACCAGTACGGCGGCGCCTGCGTCTCCTACTGCTGGAATGAGGAGAGCATCGCTAATGGCTCCTGCTCCAACATGGGATGCTGCCAGGTCTCCATCCCGAAGCAGCTAGGCTCCATAGATATCTACTTCCGAAACTATGGCTACAGCGATACTTGGAATATCAGTCCCTGCAGTTATGCCTTCCTGGTGGCCCAGGACTCGTATAACTTCAGCAGATCTGATCTCTCCTACGATTTCGCCGTCAAGCACCGCAACCATACCCCGGTGGTGCTAGATTGGGCCATACGGAACCAGTCTTGCCAGGATGCAAGAGTGGATCCAACAACCTATGCATGCCGCAGCAACAACAGCATCTGCAGCGACGCAAGCAATGGCCCCGGATATCTCTGCAGCTGCTTGCCGGGATATGATGGCAATCCCTATCTTCACGATGGATGCCAAG ACATCGACGAGTGCAAGCTCCCGGAGCAGTATCCTTGCCATGGGATTTGCGTGAACAGACCAGGGAATTATAGCTGCGCCTGCCCTCAAGGAACGCAGGGTAATGCAACGACGGAAAGCTGCAGGCCGCTCCGAGGCAAAGACAAGTTTCCCTTGCTAGCAATCTTGGCTGGAG GCATCAGTGTTAGCACTTTCTTCATAGTTCTCATTTACTATATACTGGCAAAGAGAAGGCTCGTTAGGACCAGGCAAAAGTTTTTCGAGCAAAATGGAGGGTATCTACTGCAGCAACAACTCAGCTCAAAGGGTGTTGCATTTAAGATTTACACAGTTGAAGAACTAAAAAAAGTAACGAACAACTTTAACGCGGACCGAGCGTTAGGAGAAGGCGGCTACGGCACCGTTTATAAAGGAATCTTGGAGGATGAAACAGAAGTAGCCATCAAGAAGCCTAAGAAAATGGGACGGGACCAAAATGAAGAATTTGCGAAGGAGATGTTTATCCTTTCCCAAATAAACCACAAAAATGTGGTTAAGCTCTTAGGCTGCTGCTTGGAAGTTAAAGTTCCCATGTTGGTTTATGAATTTGTCTCCAACGGTACCCTCTCCGATCACCTCCATGGGAGAAATCAGAATTCCTCGCTTAACTTGGACATGCGTCTCACGATTGCTGTAGAGTCTGCGGAGGCACTTGCCTATCTGCACTCCTGGGCCTCTCCACCTATCCTGCATTGTGATGTAAAGTCTGCTAATATACTCCTCGACGAGAACTTTACTGCAAAAGTGTCTGATTTTGGGGCTTCAAAGCTTGTTCCCAACGGACCAACTCAGTACGTTTCCGTAATTCAAGGAACCTTGGGTTATTTGGATCCAGAATTCCAAGCAGATGGCCGATTAACTAACAAGAGTGATGTTTACAGTTTTGGAGTGGTTCTTCTGGAACTTCTGACAGGGAAGAGAGCAATTTACTCTGAGGGATCCGAGGAGAAGCGCAGCCTTGTAGCAAGTTTCTACAGAGCAATGAACGAGGATAGGCTTCTGCAAATTTTGGACGATCAAGTCAAGGATGGAGGAGGGATAGAGTTGCTCGAACAGATTGCTGAACTTGCGGGGCGATGTTTAGATAGGAGAGGGGAAGATAGGCCCACCATGAAAGAAGTGGCGGAGGAACTCGAAAAGCTAAGGAAATTCAAGCAGCATTCATGGGAGCAAAATGATCATGAGGAGACAGACAGCTCACTTGATGGAAGCGGGCCAATGGCAATATTGCCTCATACTTATTGA